Proteins encoded within one genomic window of Lysinibacillus louembei:
- a CDS encoding metal ABC transporter permease: protein MIEAILRYEFLQNAFFSGLIIGVIAPLLGVFIVVRRLSLIADALSHVTLAGIAGSLYISQSFAAMALLNPIYLGILASVSGSILIERLRRLYKHYEELAIPIIMSGGIGISAIFISLASGFNTDLMSYLFGSVSAVSRQDLWVVLAIAGVVIIFLLLFFKELFVLSFDEEYAKASGLPAKWIHLLFMVVVALVIAASMRIVGILLVSSLMTLPVAAAMRLAKGFKQAIIYAIVFGELAVIIGLVSAFYLNLAPGGTIVVTSIIILLCVIVGKKIKVQEVAQ from the coding sequence ATGATTGAAGCAATTTTACGATATGAATTTTTACAAAATGCCTTTTTTTCAGGGCTGATTATCGGGGTCATTGCCCCGTTGCTCGGCGTCTTTATTGTTGTACGCAGGCTGTCGCTCATCGCAGACGCCTTATCACATGTGACATTAGCGGGAATTGCTGGGAGCTTATATATAAGTCAAAGCTTTGCGGCGATGGCTTTATTAAATCCGATTTATTTAGGAATACTTGCATCGGTTAGTGGCTCGATTTTAATTGAGCGTTTGCGCCGTCTTTATAAGCATTATGAGGAGCTTGCGATTCCGATTATTATGTCGGGAGGAATCGGCATCAGTGCCATCTTTATTTCGTTAGCAAGCGGCTTTAACACCGATTTAATGAGCTATTTATTTGGCTCTGTTTCGGCTGTATCGCGTCAGGATTTATGGGTAGTGCTTGCAATTGCAGGCGTTGTTATTATTTTTTTATTATTATTTTTCAAGGAACTATTCGTCTTATCCTTCGATGAGGAATATGCAAAGGCGAGTGGGCTACCTGCGAAATGGATTCATTTACTATTTATGGTCGTCGTTGCACTTGTCATTGCAGCAAGCATGCGCATCGTTGGGATCTTGCTTGTATCGAGCCTGATGACGTTGCCTGTTGCAGCAGCAATGCGTTTAGCGAAAGGCTTTAAGCAGGCAATCATTTATGCAATTGTCTTTGGAGAGCTTGCGGTTATTATTGGGCTTGTTAGTGCCTTTTATTTAAATTTAGCACCAGGTGGAACAATTGTTGTAACGTCTATTATCATTTTATTATGCGTGATTGTTGGAAAGAAAATAAAAGTTCAGGAGGTTGCGCAATGA
- a CDS encoding metal ABC transporter ATP-binding protein, which translates to MTKPIIQLRNVTFQYDETQALNDISFQVQEGDFLALLGPNGSGKSTLLKLILGLLKPTKGEIELFGEPIQAFKQHEWIGYVSQKSNSFNSGFPATVEEVVKSGLTKKVGLFKRYPKNVDQLVIEALQAVGMESFATRNIGQLSGGQQQRVFIARALIAEPKLLILDEPTVGIDHENVQSFYDMLVKLNEERQITMILVTHDVDIVSEHISHVACLNKTIHFHGYKNEFDDISEQTLDAWYGHKVRKIH; encoded by the coding sequence ATGACAAAACCAATTATCCAGTTACGAAATGTAACATTTCAATACGATGAAACACAGGCATTAAACGATATTTCTTTCCAAGTGCAGGAGGGGGATTTTTTAGCATTACTTGGTCCAAACGGCTCTGGCAAATCGACGTTATTAAAGCTTATTCTTGGCTTATTAAAGCCAACAAAAGGAGAAATAGAGCTTTTTGGTGAACCGATTCAAGCCTTTAAGCAGCATGAGTGGATTGGCTATGTGTCACAAAAATCCAACTCCTTTAATTCAGGCTTTCCTGCAACAGTTGAGGAAGTTGTGAAAAGTGGCTTAACCAAAAAAGTCGGCTTATTCAAACGCTATCCGAAAAATGTTGATCAGCTTGTCATAGAAGCACTGCAGGCTGTTGGCATGGAAAGCTTTGCAACACGCAATATCGGACAATTATCAGGAGGACAGCAGCAGCGAGTGTTCATTGCGCGGGCTTTAATTGCGGAGCCGAAGCTACTTATACTAGATGAGCCAACCGTTGGAATTGACCACGAAAATGTGCAATCGTTTTATGATATGCTCGTTAAGCTAAACGAGGAACGACAAATTACGATGATTTTAGTCACACATGATGTCGATATCGTCTCAGAGCATATTAGCCATGTTGCATGCTTGAATAAAACGATTCATTTCCATGGCTATAAAAACGAATTTGATGATATTTCAGAGCAAACGCTAGATGCTTGGTACGGGCATAAAGTACGAAAGATTCACTAG
- a CDS encoding isopropylmalate synthase: protein MSQMELVRFFMSANDAEIQRFMRKKTGVELSLSEIQQLRPLLASANMSWLLSGVPKDVLKRVDKVIGKEKRKALMRLLD from the coding sequence ATGAGTCAGATGGAGTTAGTTCGTTTCTTTATGTCAGCAAATGATGCCGAGATACAACGGTTTATGAGGAAAAAAACAGGTGTTGAATTATCGCTAAGCGAAATACAGCAGCTTCGCCCACTTCTTGCAAGCGCCAATATGAGCTGGCTATTAAGCGGTGTCCCGAAGGACGTTTTGAAGCGTGTAGATAAAGTGATTGGCAAGGAAAAAAGAAAAGCATTAATGCGCCTGCTTGATTGA
- the dacB gene encoding D-alanyl-D-alanine carboxypeptidase/D-alanyl-D-alanine endopeptidase produces the protein MKKLMQIFLVLILFISLPLTTNAHVLDQAVTKNLGKSNTSVSLRSLTTGNILYEHNGQALMKPASTIKLLTGSAALHVLGKDYTFTTDLYIDGDIIDGTLYGDVYIKGGGDPTLQQQDFLTFAKVLKRYGIRQVQGHLYGDDSAFSGSVLTPGIVKQDETEYYAARISALTMSPNADYDAGTVIVQVTGNTVKKAPSFTVLPNTSGMKFVNQARTGAKTSKNTLSVKRQYGSSTVVITGNIPQGSTVKKWVTLQDPTMNTLHAIRTTWQTAALNVTNPSVGRKIVPATARKIYTKESLPLHKLYPVFMKLSNNSIADILVKTMGREVHGIGTTENGVAVLRDYVASLGLNVSQWRFEDGSGMSHVNRVSANELTALLTTMQQQAMYSSFYQGLPIGGQPSRLVGGSLRTRFDTNVLRGRVVAKTGSITNVYTLSGYVTAKSGRQYAFAIMTDHKNAQAIKQIDRLVESIIQNY, from the coding sequence ATGAAAAAGCTAATGCAAATTTTCCTCGTGCTCATTTTGTTCATTAGCTTGCCGCTTACGACAAATGCACATGTGCTAGACCAGGCTGTCACAAAAAATTTAGGTAAATCTAACACAAGTGTCTCCTTGCGTTCCTTAACAACGGGCAATATTCTATATGAGCATAATGGGCAAGCGCTAATGAAGCCTGCATCAACGATAAAGCTATTAACAGGCAGCGCAGCATTACACGTATTAGGAAAGGATTATACGTTTACAACAGACCTTTATATTGATGGTGATATTATAGATGGTACATTGTATGGGGATGTTTATATAAAAGGTGGGGGAGACCCGACATTACAGCAGCAGGACTTTTTGACGTTTGCAAAAGTGCTGAAACGTTATGGAATTCGCCAAGTACAGGGGCATTTATATGGGGATGACAGTGCATTTAGTGGTAGCGTATTAACACCAGGCATTGTCAAACAAGACGAAACAGAATATTATGCGGCAAGAATTTCTGCCTTAACGATGTCGCCAAATGCGGATTATGATGCAGGAACGGTCATTGTACAAGTAACAGGTAATACAGTGAAAAAAGCACCGAGCTTTACTGTTCTGCCAAATACAAGTGGCATGAAATTCGTCAATCAAGCACGTACAGGAGCGAAAACAAGCAAAAATACGTTAAGCGTGAAAAGGCAATATGGCTCAAGCACAGTTGTGATAACAGGCAATATCCCGCAAGGAAGTACAGTGAAAAAATGGGTGACATTGCAAGATCCAACAATGAATACGCTGCATGCTATTCGCACTACATGGCAAACAGCCGCATTAAATGTTACAAATCCATCGGTTGGACGCAAAATAGTACCAGCAACAGCACGTAAAATATATACAAAGGAATCGTTGCCATTACATAAGCTCTATCCTGTGTTTATGAAGCTGAGCAACAATAGTATCGCAGACATACTTGTCAAAACGATGGGACGTGAGGTACATGGCATTGGCACTACAGAAAACGGGGTAGCAGTTTTACGTGACTATGTAGCATCGTTAGGCTTAAATGTATCACAATGGCGCTTTGAAGACGGATCAGGTATGTCTCATGTGAATCGTGTATCGGCTAATGAATTGACAGCATTGCTAACAACGATGCAGCAGCAGGCAATGTATTCAAGCTTTTATCAGGGCTTACCAATTGGAGGGCAGCCAAGTCGTCTTGTTGGAGGTTCTTTACGCACACGCTTTGATACAAATGTATTGCGTGGACGTGTCGTAGCGAAAACAGGTAGCATTACAAATGTCTATACATTATCGGGCTACGTCACAGCAAAAAGCGGTCGCCAATATGCCTTTGCCATTATGACGGATCACAAAAATGCACAGGCAATCAAGCAAATTGACCGTTTAGTAGAATCCATTATTCAAAATTATTAA
- a CDS encoding deoxyribonuclease IV: MLLGSHVSMNGKKMLLGASEEALSYDANTFMIYTGAPQNTRRKPIEELNIEAGLAHMQEHGMQNIVVHAPYIINLGNTTKPETFRLGVDFLQEEIKRTAAIGATQIVLHPGAHVGAGAEAGIAKIVEGLNEVLTQDYPVQIALETMAGKGSECGRTFEELAQIIDGVTNNERLSICFDTCHVHDAGYNIVEDFDGVLNDFDKIIGLDRLKVLHINDSKNVRGAAKDRHENIGFGEIGFDVLKSIVHHNQLMHIPKILETPFVGVDAKTKAAPYLHEIAMLRDGEFRPALIDAMRG, from the coding sequence ATGTTATTAGGTTCACATGTATCGATGAACGGCAAAAAAATGCTACTAGGTGCTAGTGAAGAGGCGCTTAGCTATGATGCGAATACATTTATGATTTATACAGGTGCACCGCAAAATACGCGTCGCAAGCCAATCGAGGAGCTCAATATCGAGGCAGGCTTAGCGCATATGCAGGAGCATGGCATGCAAAATATTGTCGTGCATGCACCGTATATTATTAATCTTGGCAACACGACAAAGCCTGAAACATTCCGTCTTGGCGTCGATTTCTTACAAGAGGAAATTAAACGAACGGCCGCAATCGGAGCGACGCAAATTGTCTTGCATCCAGGAGCACATGTTGGGGCAGGTGCGGAGGCAGGTATTGCGAAAATTGTAGAAGGCTTAAATGAAGTGCTAACACAGGATTATCCTGTGCAAATTGCGCTAGAAACGATGGCTGGCAAAGGCAGCGAATGTGGTCGTACATTTGAAGAGCTTGCGCAAATTATCGATGGTGTGACAAATAACGAACGCTTGTCGATTTGCTTTGACACTTGTCACGTGCATGATGCAGGCTATAATATCGTTGAGGATTTTGATGGTGTATTAAATGACTTCGATAAAATTATTGGGTTAGATCGTTTAAAGGTATTGCATATTAATGACTCAAAAAACGTGCGTGGTGCTGCCAAAGACCGCCACGAAAATATCGGCTTTGGTGAAATTGGTTTTGATGTATTAAAATCGATTGTTCATCATAACCAGCTAATGCATATACCTAAAATACTGGAAACACCTTTCGTAGGTGTAGATGCAAAAACGAAAGCAGCGCCATATTTACATGAAATTGCGATGCTACGTGATGGTGAATTCCGTCCAGCATTAATCGATGCAATGCGTGGATAA
- a CDS encoding DEAD/DEAH box helicase — MSKYTDYQLKPFLQDAVAKLGFVEPTPIQKEMIPLVLKGKSAIGQAHTGTGKTHSFLIPIVQRLNEEKQEVQAVITSPTRELAQQIFDALQQLVEGTSIQAKLFIGGTDKQRSIDKLKTQPHIVVGTPGRIKDLVKENALLVHTANLLVVDEADLAFDMGFIEDIDGFASHMPENLEMFVFSATIPEKLQPFLKKYMDSPVHIHMNDKRPVAENIDFYLVPVRSKSRDTRLVEVIKSINPFLAVIFCNTRKTAEHVAGYLAEQGIRSGQIHGDLSPRDRKKMMKQIRDLEFQFIVATDLAARGIDIQGISHVINYEIPEDLEFFIHRVGRTARAGNKGTAITLFKPEDEDALVRVEKMGIPFEQKDIKNGEWIDLKDRHQRKNRVKQENEIDVKAKALVRKPKKVKPGYKRNMKWEMEKIKKRERRLKNRGKK; from the coding sequence ATGTCAAAATATACAGATTATCAATTAAAACCTTTTTTGCAGGACGCCGTTGCTAAATTAGGCTTTGTTGAACCAACACCGATTCAAAAGGAAATGATACCACTTGTACTAAAAGGAAAAAGTGCAATTGGACAAGCACATACAGGTACGGGAAAAACGCATAGCTTTTTAATTCCAATCGTCCAACGTTTAAATGAGGAAAAGCAAGAAGTACAGGCGGTGATTACATCACCAACACGTGAGCTTGCACAGCAAATTTTCGATGCCCTACAGCAGCTTGTAGAAGGTACAAGTATTCAAGCAAAATTATTTATTGGTGGGACGGATAAGCAGCGTTCTATCGACAAATTAAAAACACAGCCACATATCGTTGTTGGCACACCAGGACGCATCAAAGATTTAGTGAAGGAAAATGCTTTGTTAGTGCATACAGCGAACCTGCTTGTCGTTGATGAGGCAGATTTAGCATTTGATATGGGCTTTATTGAAGATATCGATGGCTTTGCGAGCCACATGCCTGAAAATCTCGAAATGTTTGTCTTTTCGGCAACAATTCCTGAAAAGCTACAGCCATTTTTAAAGAAATATATGGATTCACCTGTTCATATTCATATGAACGATAAGCGACCGGTAGCGGAAAATATTGATTTTTATCTTGTTCCTGTGCGTTCAAAATCGCGTGATACACGCTTAGTTGAAGTTATTAAAAGCATCAACCCGTTTTTAGCGGTTATTTTCTGTAATACGCGTAAAACAGCGGAGCATGTAGCAGGCTATTTAGCGGAGCAAGGAATTCGTTCAGGACAAATTCATGGTGATTTAAGCCCACGTGACCGTAAAAAAATGATGAAGCAAATTCGTGATTTAGAGTTCCAATTTATCGTAGCGACTGATTTAGCAGCGCGCGGTATCGATATTCAAGGTATTTCACATGTTATTAACTATGAGATTCCTGAGGATTTAGAGTTCTTTATTCACCGTGTTGGTCGTACAGCGCGTGCTGGCAATAAAGGGACAGCGATTACCTTGTTCAAGCCAGAGGATGAGGATGCATTAGTACGTGTAGAGAAAATGGGCATCCCGTTTGAGCAAAAAGATATTAAAAATGGTGAATGGATTGATTTAAAGGATCGCCATCAACGTAAAAACCGCGTTAAACAGGAAAATGAAATTGATGTGAAAGCGAAAGCGCTTGTGCGTAAGCCGAAAAAAGTAAAACCAGGCTATAAGCGCAACATGAAATGGGAAATGGAAAAAATTAAAAAACGTGAGCGCCGCTTGAAAAACAGAGGTAAGAAATAG
- the vrrA gene encoding VrrA/YqfQ family protein has translation MRPFPYFQMPTPYPAAPPYAFMPRGFSPMMRMPSAIPMGMPMQAARMAQAAQTAASAPKWETFLQTANSFMDNAQKFTPYVQQAAPMIKNLPALWRMYRGFRSQPSESSTIRAPREEMNFSLDSSSKPIERQTRPSVPRIYQPPFEF, from the coding sequence ATGCGCCCGTTCCCGTATTTCCAAATGCCAACGCCTTACCCTGCTGCACCTCCCTATGCTTTTATGCCGAGAGGGTTCTCACCGATGATGCGCATGCCATCAGCTATACCAATGGGGATGCCGATGCAGGCTGCTCGTATGGCTCAGGCTGCACAAACAGCCGCTTCAGCACCAAAATGGGAAACCTTCTTACAAACGGCTAATAGCTTTATGGATAATGCACAAAAATTTACCCCTTACGTGCAGCAAGCAGCGCCAATGATTAAAAATTTACCTGCGCTTTGGCGAATGTACCGCGGCTTCCGCAGCCAGCCAAGTGAGTCGAGCACCATTCGTGCACCGCGTGAGGAAATGAACTTTAGCCTAGACAGCTCAAGCAAACCGATTGAACGTCAAACACGCCCTTCTGTACCAAGAATTTATCAACCACCATTTGAGTTTTAA
- a CDS encoding 4-hydroxy-3-methylbut-2-enyl diphosphate reductase translates to MKVIKINPRGYCYGVVDAMVIARNAALDKSLPRPIYILGMIVHNKHVTDAFEKDGIITLDGENRKEIIEKVDKGTVIFTAHGVSPEIREIAKRKGLISIDATCPDVTVTHDLIREKSAEGYDIIYIGKKGHPEPEGAIGVAPEHVHLVQSVQDVEHLNLTNEKLLVTNQTTMSQWDVATLMEHLQKKFPHIEVHKEICLATQVRQEAVAEQAGVADLLIVVGDPMSNNSNRLTQVSEEIAHTKSYRIADISELKLEWLEGIDTVAVTAGASTPTPIVKEVIVFLEKYDPNDAATHEIIRTVTLDKILPKIKEPKPVEKIMPY, encoded by the coding sequence ATGAAAGTAATTAAAATAAATCCACGTGGTTATTGCTATGGCGTTGTTGATGCAATGGTCATCGCTCGCAATGCTGCATTAGATAAATCATTGCCTCGCCCTATTTATATTTTGGGTATGATTGTTCATAATAAACATGTAACAGATGCTTTTGAAAAAGATGGCATTATTACGCTTGATGGGGAAAATCGGAAGGAAATTATTGAAAAGGTGGACAAAGGTACGGTTATTTTTACCGCACATGGCGTATCACCTGAAATACGTGAAATTGCGAAGCGCAAAGGACTTATCTCCATTGATGCTACTTGCCCAGACGTAACGGTTACACACGATTTAATTCGCGAAAAGTCCGCAGAGGGCTACGATATTATTTATATTGGTAAAAAGGGCCATCCAGAGCCTGAAGGGGCAATTGGTGTGGCACCTGAGCACGTTCACCTTGTTCAGTCTGTTCAAGATGTAGAGCATTTAAATTTAACAAACGAAAAATTATTAGTAACAAATCAAACGACGATGAGTCAATGGGATGTTGCTACGCTAATGGAGCATTTGCAAAAAAAATTCCCACATATCGAAGTGCATAAGGAAATTTGCCTTGCAACACAGGTGCGTCAAGAGGCTGTCGCTGAACAAGCAGGTGTGGCCGATTTACTAATCGTTGTTGGCGACCCAATGTCAAATAACTCAAATCGCTTGACACAAGTATCAGAAGAAATTGCACATACAAAGTCATATCGTATCGCCGATATTAGCGAGCTTAAGCTAGAATGGCTTGAGGGTATTGATACAGTTGCTGTAACAGCAGGTGCTTCAACACCAACGCCCATTGTGAAGGAGGTCATTGTCTTTTTAGAAAAATATGACCCAAATGATGCAGCGACACATGAGATCATACGAACTGTTACACTTGATAAAATTTTACCAAAAATTAAAGAGCCAAAGCCTGTAGAAAAAATTATGCCATATTAA
- a CDS encoding aspartyl-phosphate phosphatase Spo0E family protein — MLKHFFQKIILKCRIEFKRKQMYKIAKDLGYTHPKVVESSQQLDTLLNSYSK, encoded by the coding sequence ATGTTGAAACACTTTTTCCAAAAAATCATCTTAAAATGTAGAATCGAATTTAAAAGAAAACAAATGTATAAAATTGCAAAAGACCTAGGCTATACACACCCAAAAGTTGTTGAATCAAGCCAGCAGTTAGATACATTGCTCAATAGCTACTCCAAATAA
- a CDS encoding ABC transporter substrate-binding protein, translating to MNKKYLAFAAATTAAAVALTGCVETKSDVEKESTTSPTGDKPVIEVLGMASQEQDVNIVRDQLTKNGFEVKLNIQPDFGSFSAQRDAGNYDLALSSWTTVTGNPDYAVRGLFKTGGDYSNTADEQIDTLIDEASTLIGDEAKEKYAELEQALVFDKAYIAPLYISKKFQGIYSKEVNPDTVRLPKSRAQAWETISFNDTAKNTTEPLILHQAISSLTSLDPVKGNDGSINTLNTNMYVRLVNLSDTDEVVADGSLSYNYAIAEDNQSYYFVLRDDINFAKVENNQAVDTGDLVSAEDVVFSLERAKDEKAVPDHRTYSIHENIETVEIVTDITALESVQTANGDTVLDVLSQQLPAAIAEVVASEADVDNAAGKYQVVKITTPTPFPQVLNYLAHQSGGIVSEAAVTAVNTFDVESYDPNVHVAYGDQATVTEGATYANHLAASGPYVLVQKNDYEATFVKNPAYQAGTENEPKIDKVNVRFIQDNDSALSALRNGEIHVLQAVPETKLDVVEGDANLTLKTADSNAVSYLLMNPKGRDVSTSVDLRKAILYSINQDEFISYYQGNKKPAVSTVSPLVDTGLKLEADSAKVKEFIQAYQATK from the coding sequence ATGAACAAAAAATATTTAGCTTTTGCAGCAGCAACAACAGCGGCAGCCGTAGCGTTAACAGGCTGTGTAGAAACAAAATCCGATGTAGAAAAAGAAAGCACAACGAGCCCAACAGGTGACAAGCCTGTTATTGAAGTACTAGGAATGGCATCACAGGAGCAAGATGTAAATATCGTGCGTGACCAATTAACGAAAAATGGCTTTGAGGTGAAATTAAACATTCAACCAGATTTCGGTTCCTTTTCAGCACAACGAGATGCAGGGAACTATGATTTAGCATTATCAAGCTGGACGACAGTAACAGGGAACCCAGATTATGCGGTGCGTGGTCTGTTTAAAACAGGTGGAGATTATAGCAATACAGCAGACGAGCAAATCGATACATTAATCGATGAGGCAAGCACATTAATTGGCGATGAGGCGAAGGAGAAATATGCAGAGCTAGAGCAAGCACTTGTTTTCGATAAAGCATATATTGCACCATTATACATTTCAAAGAAATTCCAAGGTATTTATTCTAAAGAAGTAAACCCAGATACAGTTCGTTTACCAAAATCACGTGCACAGGCGTGGGAAACAATTTCATTTAATGATACAGCAAAAAATACAACAGAACCGCTTATTTTACACCAAGCTATTTCATCATTAACATCATTAGACCCAGTTAAAGGAAATGATGGCTCTATTAATACATTAAATACGAATATGTATGTGCGTTTAGTGAATTTATCTGATACGGATGAAGTCGTTGCAGATGGCTCGTTATCGTATAACTATGCTATTGCAGAGGATAACCAATCGTATTACTTCGTATTGCGCGATGATATTAACTTTGCAAAAGTGGAAAATAACCAAGCGGTAGATACAGGTGATTTAGTATCAGCGGAGGATGTAGTCTTTTCATTAGAGCGTGCAAAGGATGAGAAAGCAGTGCCAGATCACCGCACATACTCAATTCATGAAAACATCGAGACAGTGGAGATCGTAACAGATATTACAGCATTGGAATCTGTACAAACAGCTAATGGCGACACAGTTTTAGACGTGTTATCACAGCAATTACCAGCGGCGATTGCAGAGGTAGTGGCGAGCGAGGCAGATGTCGATAATGCAGCAGGTAAATATCAGGTTGTAAAAATTACGACACCAACACCATTCCCACAAGTGTTAAACTATTTAGCGCATCAATCGGGTGGTATCGTGTCAGAGGCTGCGGTTACAGCGGTCAATACATTTGATGTTGAAAGCTATGATCCAAACGTTCATGTAGCTTATGGAGATCAAGCAACAGTAACAGAAGGGGCAACATATGCTAACCATTTAGCTGCATCAGGCCCGTACGTACTTGTACAAAAAAATGATTATGAGGCAACGTTCGTAAAAAATCCAGCATATCAAGCAGGCACTGAAAATGAGCCGAAAATAGATAAAGTGAACGTGCGCTTTATCCAAGATAACGATAGCGCATTATCAGCTCTACGTAACGGAGAAATCCACGTACTACAAGCTGTGCCAGAAACGAAGCTTGATGTTGTAGAGGGTGATGCGAATTTAACATTAAAAACAGCAGATAGCAACGCCGTTTCTTATTTATTAATGAATCCAAAAGGGCGAGATGTATCAACATCTGTTGATTTACGTAAAGCGATTCTTTATTCAATTAATCAAGATGAATTTATTAGCTACTACCAAGGTAATAAAAAGCCAGCAGTATCAACTGTTTCACCACTTGTGGATACAGGCTTAAAGCTAGAGGCAGATAGCGCAAAAGTGAAGGAATTTATACAGGCATACCAAGCAACGAAATAA
- a CDS encoding ABC transporter permease yields MKFISNVKLLLKITQEYVNAQFTIAFSAIFSVLLLLYSFNFSEGVWRPYVLYGFIIYAVITLYVWLTSLLIKKDLAKVHQIERRTRWLGYPLMLTIFAGNVFAAGYGFMLVTKNKTTEYTFAVYALMTQIVIFMLSALNIFKPYVVDSFVMAMTAFIALALVYAVTAVLVARYVTATSAPKWMQVLGIVLLLATVTGNLFATLLGFTLIRKARNADPSAIEKWQKTWDKILRNTMAVFGMFFIITMFSLSIVSSWTFDYDFATQNNYSALLQGPSFEYPLGTDDFGRDLFSRIVFGAQISLIVGFFSTIIPAIIGGALGAFSGYYGRHTDNIIMRLLDILYAIPGILLAIAIIAAFGANTVNLIIALSVGAIPTYARTMRANVMQIANYEFVESARALGVSDGAIIFKHIVPNSLAPMIVKATLTIGGAVISTSSLSFLGLGVEPHIPEWGNILKVGSTYLETHSYVAIFPGICIMLLVLSFNFFGDGLRDALDPKSN; encoded by the coding sequence GTGAAATTCATATCAAATGTGAAGCTACTTTTGAAAATTACACAGGAATATGTCAATGCACAATTTACCATTGCCTTTTCTGCGATTTTTTCAGTATTGCTTTTACTTTATAGCTTTAATTTTAGTGAAGGTGTGTGGCGACCATATGTGTTGTATGGCTTTATTATTTACGCTGTGATAACACTTTATGTTTGGCTCACTTCACTGCTTATAAAAAAAGATTTAGCAAAGGTGCATCAAATTGAACGTAGAACACGCTGGCTAGGCTATCCATTAATGCTGACGATTTTTGCTGGCAATGTTTTTGCGGCAGGCTATGGCTTTATGCTTGTGACGAAAAATAAAACGACGGAGTATACGTTTGCGGTTTATGCACTGATGACACAAATTGTTATTTTTATGCTTTCGGCACTCAATATATTTAAGCCTTATGTTGTCGATAGCTTCGTTATGGCAATGACTGCATTTATAGCATTGGCACTTGTTTATGCAGTAACAGCAGTGCTTGTTGCACGCTATGTCACAGCTACCTCTGCACCGAAATGGATGCAAGTGCTAGGTATTGTGCTGTTGCTTGCAACAGTGACAGGTAATTTGTTTGCCACATTGCTCGGCTTTACATTGATTCGTAAGGCGAGAAATGCAGATCCTTCTGCAATAGAGAAGTGGCAAAAAACATGGGACAAAATTTTGCGCAATACGATGGCTGTGTTCGGCATGTTCTTTATTATTACAATGTTTTCATTGTCTATTGTCAGCTCATGGACGTTTGATTATGACTTTGCGACACAAAATAATTATAGTGCCCTATTGCAAGGACCATCATTTGAATATCCATTAGGCACAGATGATTTTGGGCGTGATTTATTCTCCCGCATCGTCTTCGGTGCACAAATCTCGTTAATTGTCGGCTTTTTCTCAACAATTATTCCCGCAATTATTGGTGGGGCACTTGGGGCATTTTCAGGCTATTACGGTCGACATACAGATAATATCATTATGCGTTTGCTTGATATTTTATATGCGATTCCAGGTATTCTGTTAGCAATTGCGATTATTGCCGCATTTGGCGCCAATACAGTGAACTTAATTATCGCACTAAGCGTTGGAGCGATTCCGACATATGCTCGAACGATGCGTGCCAATGTCATGCAAATTGCCAATTACGAGTTTGTCGAGTCCGCACGTGCCTTGGGTGTGTCTGATGGGGCGATTATTTTTAAGCATATCGTACCAAACTCTTTAGCACCGATGATTGTCAAGGCAACCTTAACAATTGGTGGCGCGGTTATTTCAACGAGTAGCTTGAGCTTCCTTGGGCTAGGTGTTGAGCCACATATTCCTGAATGGGGCAATATTTTAAAAGTAGGAAGCACATATTTAGAAACACATTCTTATGTAGCGATTTTCCCAGGGATTTGTATTATGCTGCTCGTGCTATCATTTAATTTCTTTGGTGATGGCTTACGTGACGCATTAGACCCGAAATCAAATTAA